One Pyrenophora tritici-repentis strain M4 chromosome 5, whole genome shotgun sequence DNA window includes the following coding sequences:
- a CDS encoding Dimer-Tnp-hAT domain containing protein has product MAGERTSSERAPVARTPAVGMASSSRRVVPTLEALLGTTNIKPREWHHIDPEIWEDNVEAPDDEVGITTATTYIARAIADYTDRPTADEELFWEFRQDFEGWTEAMFLRAQPIYTKELKRILRFKGVYTGRINMAPSESLARLLRMEEYLEWPQDVFQSAVFDTRSAAHMLQERALRQQRSEGSVQSTDRRLSSQAQSRTQTPVRTRGRDVDSRQTRDQDQTHARVQGRQETVEEEQQIQDQLAKTIEKAQNQPIRSQPVETTESAPQPAYQRVQSQQPPLTYNNFDRFREYTPAYPQRPKGLSVPPIVPSGETDPYKAVPPIEFGNEKLDPKTINVFVKMWDRDKKYTGKPYDLLDDKLKIFYSICYHADIEPGQFHAVFPRILDGRAEEYYLHFVDQRMDTFLTAYTKLKNHFDTDVNHGHYYADWTTTSFVKVRRENPEKNLHEVLDIMLDKLQLCQRALGQQYMGEYALRTTVITACRGVKELEMALYKPSLECEVLFGDLRSSIENSLAMTVSVNFTEADTDSQYYLDRRYNNNSSGRLRGNYNPRGGRSGFTRGRGGLQHRSGVNTQIDKKCYVCGKTGCWSTNHTLEERKRSKAQYITHCAITGEQMEFSTFLVAYEGEEVDQFFLEEQDEDDEDQRLAVKYLTDQAFLHHVTGEDVYRCKEPITPATQFLIEDRYSRITYQGILPDTGASNVSTAGKEQFLALQTEDPTVTLDTSTAGNASVQFGKGSVTTSIGTAHVSTQIGKIKFEVLNAPTPFLLCLKDMDRLHVYFNNTTDQLVQGKATFPVIRKWGHPWFHLSKAERARVFLTETELRRLHRRFGHPAVERLIRLLKRAGHEDVDERLLREIQTFCHHCQAHDPAPRRFKFRLKDDREFNFEILVDVMYLSGKPVLHVIDSATTFNGARFLPSMSAKDTWEALRLLWIDTYQGPPDIVTHDAGTNFASVEFRSEAKIMGITCKQVPTEAHWSIGKVERYHAPLRRAYEILRTELDTGTSDAAVLQMAVKAVNDTAGPDGLVPTLLVFGAYPRISMDSPPSPSITHRAEAIQKAMRALRKASAEHAVSNALGTRNGPTTDGVLSLPLQSEVMVWREKNGWQGPYRVIDMKDHDVTVDMINGPTTFRSTVVKPYYRDLTTAIDGADQGTGGSPTTDEAIADEPPLPVPPAEANQAAQPRKRGRPPGSKNKPKVQYLSKKEEDDYALAVKLRNDGVINVPGAPFEASDQKEIDDLVGRGVFSFELFDPTLHGGYRIFKSRMVREVKGKTMVPYEKSRLVVQGYNDEGKHEILTQSPTIQRASQRLILALAPALLDEGMVVELRDITQAYPQAQTELFRTVLAHLPKELITKYPEGTIIRVIKPLYGIAEAGVHWFATYQGHHCKELDMATSTYDPCLLITNGRREAFGIVGLQTDDTLAIGTPAFSGAEDAALQKANFRAKPKERLSKEVSLEFNGCTLTLRGDTILLTQKGQGAKIEIIDPKAANRAQKYMEQRARGAYIASICQPEASFDLSAAAQIQQPKDTEYVKLNRRLQWQSESIQRGLRYVPLDLATAKLVVFTDGSFANNQDLSSQLGYLLILANESSRQDSTFDIRGNVIHWSSTKCKRVTRSVLASETYGMVSGVDIAIAILTTLKMITGRLGLPPIPLMVCTDSYSLYECLVKLGTTAEKRLMIDIMALRQSYERREITEIRWINGEDNPADAFTKATPNRALERFIESNKLSIRVEGSVQRPTDIVAHFANDSGIIIDLPIDLPQLQGFHSGERIAEVIQRTLTTYAITPQKLGYFVLDNAASNDTAVAALGRLNGFEATYRYLRCGPHTLNLVGQAIIFGKDKDAYDNAADELGDEEAFMEDWRKHGPLGVLMDIINYIKTPQQYELFANFQRLANRDLPTHKQLKILQPVKPVVTWWNSFYGAFERAAHLHSAYNSYAGYRINRVALDDAHAIAHNNKLPEAPDLMRLSRRAPIQQVRTRFLHLHQRSTGLSAADWGVITEYMECLKPLKNATSRLEGRGKGGNFGAIYETIPVFEYLLSSLEALTLPYAHVNFNAHPEAPEDHLAINLKAAWRKANDYYDKLDRSPAYYAAVCLHLYYKFYCDNSWRDKVGWLDTANARFQQLWAEYKPVLPLILRPRAPQASSINKVIGAFVNAGNDNEGVSLDEFERWKKHEPKWTAEQYIEEGNPVQYWMKLRPKYPNLARLALDVMTIPASSSDCERMFSELGDLLEPKRRAIGSQLLAAIQLVRGWVGAGFELPTGETPEAAVTDDDIAREYGICD; this is encoded by the exons atggcaggagagagaacatcatcggaaagagcaccggtagccaggacaccggcagtaggaatggcgagcagtagtagaagagtggtacccacactagaggcgctactagggaccacaaacataaaaccaagagaatggcatcacatcgatccagagatttgggaggacaacgttgaagctccagacgatgaggtagggattactacagcaacaacgtacattgcgcgtgcgattgcggactatacagatcgaccaacagcagatgaagaactcttttgggagttccgtcaggactttgaaggatggacagaggcaatgttcctacgtgcccagccaatatacacaaaggaactaaagcggatcctccgctttaagggagtgtatactggccgtattaatatggcacctagtgagtctctagctaggttattacgcatggaggagtacctagaatggcctcaggacgtattccagtcggctgtgtttgacacacgatcagctgcgcacatgttgcaagagcgggcactacggcaacaacgcagtgaaggatcagtacagtccacagacaggagattatcaagccaggcccagagccgaacccaaacgcctgtaaggacaagaggccgagacgtagacagtcggcaaacccgcgatcaagaccagacccacgcccgtgtgcaaggacgacaggagaccgttgaggaagaacaacagattcaggaccagctagcaaaaacgattgagaaagcccaaaaccaaccaatccgaagccagcctgtagagacaactgaatccgcaccgcagccagcctatcagcgcgtccaaagtcagcaacctcccctcacctacaacaacttcgaccgattccgcgagtatacaccagcatacccgcaacgtccgaagggactgagcgttcccccaattgtgccctctggtgaaacagacccgtacaaggcagttccaccaatcgagtttggcaatgagaaactggatcctaagacgatcaatgtcttcgtgaaaatgtgggaccgagacaaaaagtatacgggaaagccgtacgacctcctagacgataaattgaagatcttctacagcatctgttatcacgcagacatcgagccagggcagttccatgcagtctttccacggattctcgacggccgcgcagaggagtattacctccacttcgtcgatcagcggatggatacgttcttgactgcctacacaaagctcaagaaccacttcgacacagacgtcaaccacggccattactacgcggactggacgacgacatcgtttgtcaaagtccgcagggagaaccccgaaaagaacctccacgaggtccttgacatcatgctggacaagctccaattgtgtcaaagagcacttggacagcagtacatgggagaatacgcgctccgaacgactgtaatcacagcatgccgaggcgtgaaggagctcgagatggcactctacaagccgtctctagaatgcgaggttctgtttggagatctgcgatcgtcaatcgaaaactcactcgccatgaccgtctccgtcaacttcactgaggcggatacggatagccagtactacttggatcgtcggtacaacaacaacagctctggaagattgcgagggaattacaaccctcgcggtggacgcagcggattcacccgcggacgcggtgggcttcagcaccgctctggagtcaacacacaaatcgacaagaaatgttacgtctgcggcaagacaggctgttggtccacaaaccatacgcttgaagaaagaaaacgctcaaaagcgcagtacatcacacactgcgcgattacgggagagcaaatggagtttagcacatttctcgtcgcgtacgagggggaagaagtcgaccagttcttcctagaggagcaagacgaagatgatgaagaccAAAGACTGGCAgttaagtacctcacagatcaGGCCTTTCTGCACCACGTGACcggagaagacgtctacaggtgcaaggagcctattacgcccgcaacgcagttccttatcgaggatcgatactcgcgaatcacgtaccaaggcattcttcctgacactggtgcctcaaatgtatcgacagccggaaaggagcagttcctggcgctccaaactgaggaccccaccgtaactctagatacgtctactgctggaaacgcatctgtgcaatttggcaaaggaagcgtcactacttcgattggaaccgcacatgtatcgacacagattggaaagatcaaatttgaggtcttgaacgcacccaccccgtttctcctctgtctgaaagacatggaccggctccacgtgtacttcaacaatactacggaccagctggtacaaggaaaagctacctttccagtgattcgcaaatggggacacccgtggttccacctaagcaaggcagagcgcgcgcgcgtattccttacggagactgagctccgacgcttacaccggaggttcgggcatccagccgtcgaacggctgatacgattgctcaaacgcgcaggacacgaggacgtggatgaacggctgctccgagagatccaaacgttctgccatcactgccaagcgcatgatccagcgccgcgccgattcaagtttaggctgaaagatgatcgggaattcaacttcgagatcctcgtagatgtgatgtatctgagtgggaaaccagtgcttcacgtgatcgattcggctacaacattcaacggcgcgcgatttctaccgtctatgagcgcgaaagacacctgggaagcactccgcctgctctggattgatacataccaagggccgccagatatcgtcacccacgacgccggcaccaacttcgcgtcagtcgaattcagatcagaggcgaagatcatgggaatcacatgtaaacaagtgccaaccgaggcccattggtctatcggcaaggtagaaagataccacgcaccgctcagacgcgcgtacgagatcctgaggacagagcttgacactggcaccagcgacgccgcagtgttgcagatggcagtcaaggccgtcaacgacaccgcaggcccagacgggctcgtacccacgctgctcgtcttcggtgcatacccccggatatccatggattcaccaccatctccctcgataacccatcgcgcggaggcaatccagaaagcgatgagggcgctgcggaaggcctcagcggaacatgcggtgagcaacgcacttggtaccaggaatgggcctactacagacggggtactgtcactgcctcttcagagtgaggtgatggtatggcgcgagaagaatggatggcaagggccgtatagagtcatcgatatgaaggaccacgatgttactgtagacatgatcaacggcccaacgacgttccgatccactgtcgtaaaaccgtactatcgcgatctgactacagcgatagacggcgcagatcaaggcacaggtggatctccgaccacagacgaagcgattgctgatgaaccgccactaccggtaccaccggcggaagccaaccaagcggctcagccgcgcaagcggggccgcccacctggatcaaagaacaagcccaaggtgcagtacctgtcgaagaaggaggaggacgattacgccctggccgtcaagctacgcaatgacggcgtgattaacgtcccgggcgctccattcgaagcatccgatcagaaggagatcgacgacctcgtcggccgtggagtattcagttttgagctgtttgacccaactctacacggcgggtatcgtatctttaaatcgcgcatggtccgcgaagtcaaaggcaagaccatggtcccgtacgagaaatcacgcctcgttgttcaaggttacaatgacgagggcaaacacgagatcctgacgcagtcgccaaccatccaacgagccagccaacgcctgattctagccctagcgcctgcattactcgatgagggcatggttgtggaactacgagatatcacgcaagcgtacccacaggcacaaacagagctattccgcacggttttagcgcacctcccaaaggagcttataacaaagtatcccgagggaacaattattcgcgtaatcaagccactctatggaatcgcggaagcaggagtccactggtttgctacgtaccaaggacaccactgcaaggagctcgacatggctacatcaacgtatgacccgtgcctcctgatcacgaacgggagacgggaagcgtttggaatagtgggcctgcagacagacgatactctcgcgattgggacgcctgcattctctggtgcagaagacgctgcgctccagaaagccaattttcgagccaagcccaaggagagactgtccaaagaagtatcactcgagttcaacggatgtactctaacgttgcgcggagacacgattctacttacgcagaagggacaaggtgccaagatcgaaattattgatccgaaggcagcaaaccgagcacagaagtacatggagcagcgcgcgcgtggcgcgtacattgcgtcgatatgccaacctgaagcatcgttcgatctttccgcggctgcgcaaatacaacaacctaaggacacggaatacgtgaagcttaaccgccggctgcagtggcaatctgagagcatacaacgaggcctgcgatacgtccctctcgacctcgctacagcaaagctggtagtgttcacagacggatccttcgcgaacaaccaagaccttagctcacagctagggtacctacttatccttgcgaatgagtcgagtcgacaagacagcacgtttgatattcgtggtaacgtaatccattggagttcgaccaaatgcaaacgcgttacccggagcgttcttgcctcagaaacgtacggcatggttagcggtgtcgacatcgctatcgctatcctgacaaccctcaagatgattacaggacgcctaggtctaccaccgatcccacttatggtgtgtacggattcatactccttgtatgaatgcctcgtcaaactcggaacaactgctgagaagcgactgatgatcgacatcatggcgcttcggcagtcatacgagcgtcgcgagatcactgagatccgctggatcaacggagaggacaaccccgcggacgcattcacgaaagcaacaccaaatcgcgcgttagaacgtttcatcgaaagcaacaagctgtcaatccgagtagagggatctgtgcagcgacctacgga TATTGTTGCCCACTTTGCTAACGACTCCGGAATCATTATAGATCTGCCTATCGACCTACCGCAGCTCCAAGGCTTCCACTCAggcgagaggatagctgAGGTTATCCAGCGTACGCTCACAACCTACGCTATCACGCCCCAaaagctcggttacttcgtcctcgatAACGCTGCCTCTAACGATACTGCCGTCGCCGCCCTTGGCCGCCTTAATGGCTTTGAAGCCACCTATCGTTACCTCCGCTGCGGTCCCCACACACTCAATCTTGTCGGCCAGGCTATCATATTTGGCAAGGATAAAGACGCGTACGACAACGCTGCAGACGAGCTTGGGGATGAGGAAGCTTTCATGGAAGACTGGCGCAAGCACGGGCCCTTAGGCGTACTAATGGATATCATTAACTACATTaaaacgccgcaacagtacgagctttttGCTAACTTTCAGCGCCTCGCTAACCGCGATCTCCCTACACACAAACAACTCAAAATACTTCAGCCCGTGAAGCCAGTTGTTACCTGGTGGAACTCATTCTATGGCGCCTTTGAGCGAGCTGCACACCTCCACTCGGCCTACAACTCGTACGCAGGATATCGTATTAACCGCGTTGCTCTTGACGACGCTCACGCCATTGCTCACAACAACAAGTTGCCAGAAGCGCCGGATTTGATGAGattgtcgagacgcg ctccaatacaacaagttcgcacacgttttctccaccttcatcagaGATCAACTGGGCTATCTGCAGCAGATTGGGGGGTGATAACTGAGTATATGGAGTGCCTCAAGCCACTCAAAAACGCCACCTCGCGCCTCGAAGGTCGTGGGAAAGGTGGCAACTTTGGTGCTATTTACGAGACTATACCAGTGTTTGAGTACCTCCTCAGCTCGCTCGAGGCGCTCACCTTACCGTACGCGCATGTCAACTTCAACGCTCATCCTGAAGCCCCCGAAGATCACCTCGCGATCAACCTCAAAGCAGCCTGGCGCAAGGCTAACGACTACTACGATAAGCTCGATCGATCCCCAGCGTACTACGCCGCCGTGTGCCTCCACCTATACTACAAGTTCTACTGTGATAATAGCTGGCGGGACAAGGTTGGCTGGCTCGACACTGCTAACGCTAGATTCCAGCAGCTTTGGGCCGAATATAAGCCAGTATTGCCACTAATATTGCGCCCCAGGGCGCCTCAAGCAAGCAGTATTAATAAGGTTATTGGCGCCTTTGTCAATGCTGGCAATGATAATGAGGGAGTCTCCCTAGATgagtttgagcgctggaaaAAGCACGAGCCAAAGTGGACAGCAGAGCAGTATATAGAGGAGGGCAATCCCGTACAATACTGGATGAAACTCCGGCCAAAGTACCCTAACTTGGCAAGGCTCGCCCTCGACGTCATGACGATCCCAGCCTCAAGTAGCGACTGTGAGCGCAtgttcagcgagcttggTGATCTACTTGAGCCCAAACGACGCGCTATTGGGTCACAACTACTAGCGGCAATACAATTGGTGAGGGGATGGGTTGGGGCTGGCTTCGAGTTACCTACTGGAGAAACACCAGAAGCAGCGGTTACTGACGATGATATTGCTCGAGAATACGGGATATGCGACTAG
- a CDS encoding Trichoplein multi-domain protein, translating into MDEKGFLVGITSRSKRIFSKRLYERKEVTEALQDGSREWTTLLACICADGTKIPPAIIYQGKGALRSGWVEDVEVNKHDVFVATSPSGWSNDNLGLAWLEQVFDRSTRKKARSSYRLLILDGHGSHLTMDFIEHCDQHKILLIPLDVVMFKPISSAYSSELTNHLHRSQGLTPVKKGDFFPLFWPAWITSFTSKNILKSFEATGVVPPNADAVLKRFRNTTSDGDKGPELEPKGNKSSGIQLRKLFNATVKDQTDEARKELSASIHSLQAHNDILNTENEGLRQALTLKKKHKKKSKPLDLQQRKEYHGGAVFWSPSKLREARVHEQVNRQEEEAEKLQKAQTKELKAAAALYKKKIAEEAKALRESAKEARAEERKKAAEEAAARRTQKEQEKRDRDSQKALQQSQRGKRAASKPPKGRQEERRSNNRGTEGAIETQPAPPVPPKTTRTRSIKAPKNSLNSTKASHAPK; encoded by the exons atggatgagaagggctttCTCGTCGGCATCACCTCTCGCTCTAAACGAATCTTTTCTAAACGATTATATGAGCGTAAGGAGGTTACAGAAGCGCTGCAAGATGGTTCTAGAGAATGGACAACGCTCCTAGCTTGTATCTGTGCTGATGGGACAAAGATTCCTCCCGCGATCATCTACCAAGGCAAAGGAGCACTTCGAAGTGGCTGGGTAGAGGATGTAGAGGTCAACAAACACGATGTTTTTGTTGCTACATCACCCTCTGGATGGAGCAACGATAATTTAGGATTAGCTTGGCTTGAACAGGTGTTCGACAGAAGCACGAGGAAGAAAGCGCGCTCGAGTTACCGCCtcctcatccttgatggccatggatctcatCTGACTATGGATTTTATTGAACATTGTGACCAACACAAGATTCTCCTTATC CCATTAGATGTGGTGATGTTTAAGCCAATTTCTAGTGCGTACTCGTCCGAACTTACCAACCATCTCCATCGAAGTCAAGGACTCACTCCTGTCAAGAAAGGAGACTTTTTCCCTCTTTTCTGGCCTGCCTGGATCACCTCCTTTACCTCTAAGAACATCCTGAAGTCCTTTGAAGCTACAGGGGTGGTGCCACCAAATGCCGACGCAGTCTTGAAGCGCTTCAGAAACACCACTTCAGATGGAGATAAAGGTCCAGAATTGGAGCCAAAGGGCAACAAGAGCAGCGGGATTCAGCTGCGAAAGTTATTTAATGCTACGGTAAAAGATCAAACGGATGAAGCAAGAAAAGAGCTGAGCGCGTCCATCCATTCCCTCCAGGCGCATAACGACATACTTAACACCGAAAACGAGGGCTTACGCCAAGCTCTTACACTTAAAAAGAAACACAAGAAGAAAAGCAAGCCTCTagaccttcaacagcgcaAAGAGTATCATGGTGGTGCAGTGTTCTGGAGTCCTTCGAAGCTCCGCGAAGCCCGGGTTCACGAGCAGGTAAAtcgacaagaagaagaagcagaaaaactccaaaaagcacagACGAAAGAGCTGAAAGCGGCCGCTGCCTTGTACAAGAAGAAGATAGCTGAGGAAGCGAAGGCGCTGCGGGAAAGTGCGAAAGAAGCCCGGGCAGAAGAGCGCAAAAAGGCGGCTGAGGAAGCCGCCGCGCGGAGGACCCAAAAAGAGCAAGAAAAACGAGATCGCGACTCTCAAAAAGCTCTACAACAGTCCCAAAGAGGCAAGAGAGCAGCTTCAAAGCCTCCGAAAGGTCGACAGGAAGAGCGGAGGAGTAATAATCGCGGTACGGAGGGTGCTATTGAGACGCAACCTGCACCGCCAGTTCCACCCAAAACGACACGAACACGATCGATAAAAGCACCAAAAAATAGTCTGAATAGTACAAAAGCTTCGCATGCACCCAAATAG
- a CDS encoding ZnF-C3H1 domain containing protein, with product MTALTIAKSCALESQATPYLVSTLVEALRDEGADEKKVDTARAIWENSSNLCKAKEIGAMLGTVDILQKGLYFLIEGAKECPSSQITAQLQRRLNAAIAECLASEDDEMRVEKAVSESAIPTNLEGSQGASRSIDKGQKQSSEAPKLVPNYLSYNDDSSASHIDGLQSRASNEDKRGSVAREATSANLDTIDQLISDEANAAKARPSTAPYWGKQQDGGNFDSQSKADILVLLEAGLGGPVAPSATDWLRQESSNALDTEVSSSKALPSGSSNKQPADRAKDLLTPSNTSKSLKADPSINGAPPIREARMPSIDMEYHETLKREPQVKTESTCLDSDRVFSDQAGLNLAYGTASTGNAGYKLVTKGHTQSKRRLPDRPLSKRVSSENIHDKDPTQSTPDCLTCFFWFSRGFCERGDRCKFRHQLQDYVASCPKSGGMPIKVIPMSTMEETRKATLASDPSHVSVRDRRNDPKSNFDPALTDTPILDLLLDDCIPIEPGSASRVISSIISNIRARKDRSQGDFVTDLYDYKGRPSNFDLYRHSGLPSKLGGAMSKVSYNPDHARRRLDEILRPFVEANKNMFPDLPERTFKKQREEGGRPQANWP from the exons ATGACAGCTCTGACGATCGCCAAATCTTGTGCACTCGAGTCCCAAGCGACACCATATCTAGTCAGTACACTCGTAGAGGCATTAAGGGATGAGGGCGCAGACGAAAAGAAAGTGGATACAGCGAGGGCAATATGGGAAAATAGTAGCAATTTATGCAAGGCAAAAGAGATTGGAGCAATGCTGGGTACAGTCGATATTCTGCAAAAAGGGCTCTACTTCCTAATTGAAGGGGCCAAGGAATGTCCCTCATCCCAAATTACAGCGCAATTACAACGCCGTCTCAATGCTGCCATAGCTGAGTGCTTAGCTAGCGAAGACGACGAAATGCGTGTTGAGAAAGCTGTTAGCGAGTCAGCAATACCAACCAATCTCGAGGGCAGCCAAGGAGCTTCTAGATCCATTGACAAGGGTCAGAAACAGTCCAGCGAGGCTCCGAAGCTTGTTCCAAACTATTTAAGCTACAACGACGACTCTTCTGCGAGCCACATTGATGGCCTCCAAAGTCGAGCATCAAATGAAGACAAGAGGGGGAGTGTGGCGAGAGAAGCCACTAGTGCTAATCTAGACACTATTGACCAGCTTATTTCGGACGAGGCAAACGCAGCTAAAGCTCGACCCTCAACTGCTCCCTACTGGGGAAAACAGCAAGATGGTGGAAATTTTGACTCACAGTCAAAGGCCGATATCCTGGTATTACTGGAAGCTGGTCTCGGTGGCCCTGTAGCGCCTTCTGCTACTGATTGGCTGCGACAGGAGAGCAGCAACGCACTGGATACTGAAGTTTCCTCGTCTAAGGCGCTTCCTTCCGGGTCCTCAAACAAGCAACCTGCAGATAGAGCAAAGGACTTGCTAACTCCAAGCAACACTTCAAAGTCCCTTAAGGCGGACCCGTCTATTAATGGCGCACCTCCCATCAGGGAAGCAAGAATGCCGTCTATCGATATGGAATACCATGAGACTCTAAAACGAGAGCCACAAGTCAAAACGGAATCTACGTGTTTGGATTCTGATCGCGTCTTCTCCGATCAAGCTGGCCTAAACTTAGCGTATGGCACAGCTTCTACTGGAAATGCCGGATACAAGCTCGTAACAAAAGGCCACACGCAATCGAAACGGCGCTTACCGGACCGTCCGCTATCTAAACGCGTATCGTCCGAAAACATACATGACAAG GATCCAACCCAGTCGACCCCGGACTGCTTGACCTGTTTCTTTTGGTTCTCCCGCGGCTTCTGTGAAAGGGGAGATCGTTGCAAATTCCGCCACCAATTACAGGACTATGTCGCGAGCTGCCCAAAAAGTGGCGGCATGCCTATAAAGGTCATTCCCATGAGTACTATGGAGGAGACAAGGAAAGCCACGCTTGCCAGTGATCCAAGCCACGTGAGCGTACGTGACAGGCGAAACGATCCGAAGTCAAATTTTGACCCTGCACTCACGGATACACCTATCTTAGATTTGTTGCTCGATGACTGTATTCCTATTGAGCCTGGGTCAGCTTCTAGAGTCATCTCATCAATTATCTCTAATATAAGGGCGAGGAAGGACCGCTCTCAAGGT GACTTCGTCACGGATTTGTACGATTACAAAGGCAGGCCTTCTAACTTTGATCTTTATCGCCATTCTGGACTGCCAAGCAAGCTGGGAGGTGCGATGAGCAAAGTCTCTTACAATCCTGATCATGCTCGCAGAAGGCTCGATGAGATACTAAGACCGTTTGTGGAAGCGAACAAAAACATGTTTCCGGACTTGCCAGAGAGGACATTCAAGAAACAGCGTGAAGAAGGCGGAAGACCGCAGGCGAATTGGCCGTAG